One Curtobacterium sp. BH-2-1-1 genomic region harbors:
- a CDS encoding family 78 glycoside hydrolase catalytic domain, translating into MTAWTAPFIASDADLGSAPILRREFTLDDGHGAVTSATLDVSALGVVEAWLGGQRVSDHLLEPGWTSYEWRVRVVSHDVTAHLTDAEPGGAAVLALVLGKGWAAGRLAWGGGGGWYADEVAGFAELRVTFADGHEQLVATDTDWQALSSAITADQLYDGEDIDARLRDGSFLTPGDVTVPSVDGHEGRTSTVHTVDLGERELVADTVPPVRPLAEIAPVEVWTSPAGATLVDFGVNLVGWIRVTASGPAGTVLTLQHAEVLEHDELGTRPLRTAKATDHFTLSGDGQDVFEPRFTFHGFRYAQVDGWPGTLDELRAALTAVQVGSDLPRTGTFESSHELLNTFHDNVVRGMQGNFLSVPTDCPQRDERLGWTGDIAAFAPTASYLFDTRAFLGDWLRDVWLEQQHADGIIPFVVPDVLKYSPAEDFGKPDATAVWSDAGVWVPWTLYQAYGDTAVLEEQFPSMAAHLRRVRDHLSPEDLWDTVFQFGDWLDPDAPPEDPAAAKADKGVVATICAYRSATIAADAAELLGGHEAEASEFRELASRLQAGFRTHYLQDDGRILSDCTTVYTLAIVFGILSEAEQATAGDRLAELVEQSGYRISTGFAGTPFITDALTQTGHLEDAYRLLLQTECPSWLYPVTMGATTVWERWDSMLPDGTINPGQMTSFNHYALGAVADWMHRVVGGLAPLTPGYESVLVAPQPGGGLKWASTSLDTVHGHVAVRWELVDGELLVRVTVPEGGTAVVRLPGAAEQRVSGGTHELRAPAAVPAG; encoded by the coding sequence ATGACCGCCTGGACAGCACCGTTCATCGCGAGCGACGCCGACCTCGGGAGCGCACCGATCCTGCGCCGGGAGTTCACCCTCGACGACGGCCACGGTGCCGTGACGAGCGCGACCCTCGACGTCAGCGCCCTCGGCGTCGTCGAGGCCTGGCTCGGCGGGCAGCGCGTCTCCGACCACCTGCTCGAGCCGGGGTGGACGAGCTACGAGTGGCGCGTCCGCGTCGTCTCGCACGACGTCACGGCACACCTCACCGACGCCGAGCCGGGTGGCGCCGCCGTCCTCGCGCTCGTCCTCGGCAAGGGCTGGGCCGCCGGACGCCTCGCCTGGGGCGGCGGTGGCGGCTGGTACGCCGACGAGGTCGCCGGGTTCGCCGAACTCCGCGTCACCTTCGCCGACGGCCACGAACAGCTCGTCGCGACCGACACCGACTGGCAGGCACTGTCGAGCGCGATCACGGCCGACCAGCTCTACGACGGCGAGGACATCGACGCCCGCCTGCGCGACGGCTCCTTCCTCACGCCCGGCGACGTGACGGTGCCGAGCGTGGACGGGCACGAGGGCCGCACGAGCACGGTGCACACGGTGGACCTCGGGGAGCGCGAGCTCGTCGCCGACACCGTGCCGCCCGTCCGACCGCTCGCCGAGATCGCCCCGGTCGAGGTCTGGACGAGCCCCGCCGGCGCCACGCTGGTCGACTTCGGCGTGAACCTCGTCGGCTGGATCCGGGTGACCGCGTCCGGCCCGGCGGGGACGGTCCTGACCCTGCAGCACGCCGAGGTCCTCGAGCACGACGAGCTCGGCACGCGTCCCCTGCGCACCGCGAAGGCCACCGACCACTTCACCCTGAGCGGGGACGGCCAGGACGTCTTCGAGCCGCGCTTCACGTTCCACGGCTTCCGGTACGCCCAGGTCGACGGGTGGCCCGGCACGCTCGACGAGCTCCGCGCCGCCCTCACCGCGGTGCAGGTCGGGTCGGACCTCCCCCGCACCGGCACGTTCGAGTCGAGCCACGAGCTGCTGAACACCTTCCACGACAACGTGGTGCGGGGCATGCAGGGCAACTTCCTCAGCGTGCCGACCGACTGCCCGCAGCGCGACGAACGACTCGGGTGGACCGGCGACATCGCGGCGTTCGCGCCGACGGCCTCGTACCTCTTCGACACGCGGGCGTTCCTCGGCGACTGGCTCCGCGACGTGTGGCTCGAGCAGCAGCACGCCGACGGCATCATCCCCTTCGTCGTGCCGGACGTGCTGAAGTACTCCCCCGCCGAGGACTTCGGCAAGCCCGACGCCACCGCCGTCTGGTCGGACGCCGGGGTGTGGGTGCCCTGGACGCTCTACCAGGCGTACGGCGACACCGCGGTGCTCGAGGAGCAGTTCCCGTCCATGGCCGCGCACCTCCGGCGGGTCCGCGACCACCTCTCCCCAGAGGACCTGTGGGACACCGTGTTCCAGTTCGGCGACTGGCTGGACCCGGACGCCCCGCCGGAGGACCCCGCGGCGGCGAAGGCCGACAAGGGCGTCGTCGCGACGATCTGCGCGTACCGGTCCGCCACCATCGCGGCGGACGCGGCCGAGCTGTTGGGCGGCCACGAGGCGGAGGCGAGCGAGTTCCGGGAACTCGCGTCGCGCCTCCAGGCCGGCTTCCGGACCCACTACCTGCAGGACGACGGTCGGATCCTGTCCGACTGCACGACCGTGTACACGCTCGCGATCGTGTTCGGGATCCTGTCCGAGGCGGAGCAGGCCACGGCCGGCGACCGTCTGGCGGAGCTCGTCGAGCAGTCCGGGTACCGGATCTCGACGGGCTTCGCCGGGACGCCGTTCATCACGGATGCGCTGACGCAGACCGGACACCTCGAGGACGCGTACCGGCTGCTGCTGCAGACCGAGTGCCCGTCGTGGCTGTACCCGGTGACGATGGGCGCGACGACGGTGTGGGAGCGGTGGGACTCGATGCTGCCGGACGGCACGATCAACCCGGGCCAGATGACGTCGTTCAACCACTACGCGCTCGGTGCCGTGGCGGACTGGATGCACCGCGTGGTCGGTGGTCTCGCGCCGTTGACGCCCGGGTACGAGTCGGTGCTCGTGGCGCCGCAGCCCGGAGGCGGTCTCAAGTGGGCGTCGACCTCGCTGGACACCGTGCACGGGCACGTCGCCGTGCGGTGGGAGCTCGTCGACGGAGAGTTGCTCGTGCGGGTGACCGTGCCCGAGGGCGGCACCGCGGTGGTGCGGCTGCCCGGTGCTGCGGAGCAGCGCGTGTCGGGAGGCACGCACGAGCTGCGCGCGCCGGCCGCCGTCCCCGCGGGGTAG
- a CDS encoding carbohydrate ABC transporter permease: protein MGIVAIVVSFVVFLVPFVFVLLQAAKSPAEANQLGFSLPTQWQLWQNLVAVMQTGDGGILRSFMNSAVLTVGSVIIMVVFSAMVGYVLQRRPSKWNGLINFFVLAGLIVPPAIVPTIWVLQGLNLFKTMGGMILIEATFGLSFCILLFRAFVATIPKELDEAAVLDGAGPIRLFFGVVLPLLKPVIITVVLVQSVTVFNDFTNPLYFLPGSENATVQQTLYTFQSQSVSQLNLLFTDVLLITIPPLILYIFFNRQIVAGMTSGAVKG from the coding sequence ATCGGCATCGTCGCGATCGTCGTCAGCTTCGTGGTCTTCCTCGTGCCGTTCGTCTTCGTCCTGCTGCAGGCCGCGAAGAGCCCGGCCGAGGCCAACCAGCTCGGCTTCAGCCTGCCGACCCAGTGGCAGCTGTGGCAGAACCTCGTGGCGGTCATGCAGACCGGCGACGGCGGGATCCTGCGATCGTTCATGAACAGCGCCGTGCTAACCGTGGGGAGCGTCATCATCATGGTGGTGTTCTCCGCGATGGTCGGCTACGTCCTGCAACGGCGGCCGAGCAAGTGGAACGGCCTGATCAACTTCTTCGTCCTGGCCGGCCTCATCGTCCCGCCCGCGATCGTCCCGACGATCTGGGTGCTGCAGGGGCTCAACCTGTTCAAGACCATGGGCGGGATGATCCTCATCGAGGCGACCTTCGGCCTCTCGTTCTGCATCCTGCTCTTCCGGGCGTTCGTCGCGACGATCCCCAAGGAGCTCGACGAGGCAGCCGTGCTCGACGGCGCCGGTCCGATCCGTCTGTTCTTCGGGGTCGTCCTGCCGCTGCTCAAGCCGGTCATCATCACGGTCGTGCTCGTGCAGTCGGTGACCGTGTTCAACGACTTCACGAACCCGCTGTACTTCCTGCCGGGTTCCGAGAACGCGACGGTGCAGCAGACGCTGTACACGTTCCAGAGCCAGTCGGTCAGCCAGCTGAACCTGCTGTTCACGGACGTGCTGCTCATCACGATCCCGCCGCTGATCCTCTACATCTTCTTCAACCGTCAGATCGTCGCCGGCATGACGAGCGGCGCCGTCAAGGGCTGA
- a CDS encoding carbohydrate ABC transporter permease — protein MRSFYPAWFFIPAIALYVVFFAVPTFAGFYFSLTRWTLFDQTFIGFDNFVRFFQDPQLVSGFVHTFEYGFVTSAAKVVLGLALALLLTSPVLGRGYLRAVVFFPVLVSTIGIGITFKALMDPFHGIINGALGAVGLPTPGWLTDPALALWSVAAVDVWKGVGIATLIFIAGIVAIPQEYFEAARVDGASAWTIFKNITLPLSRPAMGTVIILSLIGGLRSFDLIWAMTGGGPGFTSDVIASVIYKQYQAGFYGLSTAGNVVLFIVVTAIMVPISWLINRKEADL, from the coding sequence ATGCGCTCGTTCTACCCGGCCTGGTTCTTCATCCCGGCGATCGCGCTCTACGTCGTGTTCTTCGCGGTCCCGACCTTCGCGGGGTTCTACTTCTCGCTCACCCGCTGGACGCTGTTCGACCAGACCTTCATCGGCTTCGACAACTTCGTCCGGTTCTTCCAGGACCCGCAGCTCGTCTCCGGGTTCGTGCACACGTTCGAGTACGGGTTCGTGACGAGCGCGGCGAAGGTGGTCCTCGGACTCGCCCTCGCCCTGCTCCTCACGAGCCCCGTGCTCGGGCGCGGGTACCTCCGAGCGGTGGTGTTCTTCCCCGTGCTGGTGTCGACCATCGGCATCGGCATCACGTTCAAGGCGCTGATGGACCCCTTCCACGGGATCATCAACGGCGCCCTCGGGGCGGTCGGCCTCCCCACACCGGGGTGGCTGACCGACCCGGCCCTCGCCCTCTGGAGCGTCGCCGCGGTGGACGTCTGGAAGGGCGTCGGCATCGCGACGCTCATCTTCATCGCCGGCATCGTGGCGATCCCCCAGGAGTACTTCGAGGCCGCCCGGGTCGACGGCGCCAGCGCGTGGACGATCTTCAAGAACATCACGCTGCCGCTGTCCCGCCCGGCGATGGGGACGGTCATCATCCTGTCGCTCATCGGCGGCCTGCGATCGTTCGACCTCATCTGGGCGATGACCGGCGGCGGACCCGGCTTCACGAGCGACGTCATCGCGAGCGTGATCTACAAGCAGTACCAGGCCGGGTTCTACGGGCTGTCGACCGCCGGCAACGTCGTGTTGTTCATCGTGGTCACGGCGATCATGGTCCCGATCTCCTGGCTCATCAACCGCAAGGAGGCGGACCTGTGA
- a CDS encoding ABC transporter substrate-binding protein, with protein MSARPLTTRLLAIGGAAVLIGSLAACSSGGSADTGSGGGKVTITYLADNAEATAATAKPLIAAFEKANPDITVKFDTKPQGTDGDNLVKTRLSTGEMADVFNYNSGSLMQALNPDNTLVDLSKESWAKDVDPQFTKVVSTDKGMYGAPFGTSFGGAVLYNKKVYADLGLSVPTTWADFISNSEKIKDAGIAPIIQTYGDTWTSQLFVLGDFANITAQQKNWATQYTKHKESYAEQPALAGFQHLQEGKDKDLYNEDYASATQANGLKMLAEGKGAQYPMLTNAISAIQQDSPDAVNDIGAFALPAENADDTNLTIWEPNGLYIPKTTTGDKLAAAKKFVAFANSSEGCKVQNDTGTPGGPYVISTCTLPDSVPPMIGDLQKYLDDGKASPALEFLSPIKGPNLEKICVQVGSGITNAAKGADQYDDDVVQQAQQLGIKGW; from the coding sequence GGTTGCTCGCCATCGGCGGCGCCGCGGTCCTCATCGGCAGCCTGGCCGCGTGCTCGTCGGGCGGCTCCGCCGACACCGGCAGCGGCGGCGGCAAGGTCACGATCACGTACCTCGCCGACAACGCCGAGGCCACCGCCGCCACCGCGAAGCCGCTCATCGCCGCGTTCGAGAAGGCGAACCCCGACATCACCGTCAAGTTCGACACGAAGCCGCAGGGCACCGACGGCGACAACCTGGTGAAGACCCGGCTGTCGACCGGCGAGATGGCCGACGTCTTCAACTACAACTCCGGCTCGCTCATGCAGGCGCTCAACCCGGACAACACGCTCGTCGACCTCTCGAAGGAGAGCTGGGCGAAGGACGTCGACCCGCAGTTCACCAAGGTCGTCAGCACCGACAAGGGCATGTACGGCGCACCGTTCGGCACCAGCTTCGGCGGCGCCGTCCTCTACAACAAGAAGGTCTACGCGGACCTCGGCCTGAGCGTCCCGACCACGTGGGCGGACTTCATCAGCAACAGCGAGAAGATCAAGGACGCCGGCATCGCGCCGATCATCCAGACCTACGGCGACACCTGGACCAGCCAGCTGTTCGTCCTCGGCGACTTCGCGAACATCACCGCGCAGCAGAAGAACTGGGCGACGCAGTACACGAAGCACAAGGAGTCCTACGCGGAGCAGCCGGCACTGGCCGGGTTCCAGCACCTCCAGGAGGGCAAGGACAAGGACCTCTACAACGAGGACTACGCGTCCGCCACGCAGGCGAACGGCCTGAAGATGCTCGCCGAGGGCAAGGGTGCCCAGTACCCGATGCTGACCAACGCGATCTCGGCGATCCAGCAGGACTCGCCCGACGCGGTGAACGACATCGGCGCCTTCGCCCTCCCGGCGGAGAACGCGGACGACACGAACCTCACCATCTGGGAGCCGAACGGCCTCTACATCCCGAAGACGACCACGGGTGACAAGCTCGCGGCCGCCAAGAAGTTCGTCGCCTTCGCGAACTCGTCCGAGGGCTGCAAGGTGCAGAACGACACCGGCACCCCCGGTGGCCCGTACGTCATCTCGACCTGCACCCTGCCCGACTCCGTCCCGCCGATGATCGGCGACCTGCAGAAGTACCTCGACGACGGCAAGGCGAGCCCGGCGCTCGAGTTCCTCTCCCCGATCAAGGGCCCGAACCTCGAGAAGATCTGCGTGCAGGTCGGCTCGGGCATCACGAACGCGGCGAAGGGCGCTGACCAGTACGACGACGACGTCGTCCAGCAGGCCCAGCAGCTCGGCATCAAGGGCTGGTGA